Below is a window of Hydrogenovibrio crunogenus DNA.
CCTTTGGGCTGGCATTTTCAACTGCGTTGATTTTACTGGTCATTCCAGCGACCTTGTCGCTCTATGAAAACTGGTTGGAAAAACGTCAGACTGAACAACCCGTTTAAAATGTTTTTTTCTTTGCTTGACTGAATAATCCCCCGATAAAAGTTAAGTGAATCAATTCTTGTCACGTGTGCTGGTTAAAAAGTCATTGCGGGACAGCTTTATGAATCGAATCTTTTTAAGATAAAAAATATAAAAAAATCTTTAATTTCATAAGGCTGTCATCTTTGCTGAATAAGCTGTGTTTAGAAAACTAAAGGCACGATTTGAGCACAAAATTTAGCCTAATTTAAATAAATAAAGACTGATGAAATGATAAGAAAACTTGATGATTTTGTCATTTTAAGAGAGAATGTTCGTCCAAATTTATACTTGTCGATTTTTATAAGCGGTCAAAAGGGCCAAAAAATTGGATAAGAATACCGAATTTTTATAACTTGAGGGAAGTTGCCGATGTCAACTCGTAGAGAACTTGCTAATGCGATCCGTGTCTTGAGCATGGACGCAGTACAAAAAGCTAAATCTGGTCACCCTGGTGCGCCGATGGGTATGGCTGATATTGCCGAAGTCTTGTGGAATGACCACATGAAGTATAACCCAACAAATGCAAATTGGGCTGATCGTGACCGTTTCGTTTTATCAAACGGGCATGGGTCTATGCTGATTTATTCTTTGTTGCATTTAACAGGTTTTGATCTAAGCATTGACGATATTAAAAACTTCCGTCAATTACACGCTAAAACAGCGGGTCACCCTGAATATGGTTATGCAGATGGTATCGAAACAACAACGGGTCCACTAGGACAAGGGATCACGAATGCGGTTGGTATGGCGATTGCAGAGCGTACTTTAGGCGCTCAGTTCAATAAGCCTGGTCACAACATCGTTGATCATCATACTTATGTGTTCATGGGTGACGGTTGTTTAATGGAAGGTCTGTCTCATGAAGCTGCTGCGATGGCAGGAACATTGGGACTAGGGAAGTTGATTGCTTTCTGGGATGATAATGATATTTCTATCGATGGTCATATCGGTGACTGGATGGAAAAAGGTGTTCCTGGTCGCTTTAAGTCTTATGACTGGCATGTGATTCCAAATGTTGATGGTCATGATGCTGATGCAATTGATGCCGCAATCCGTGAAGCGAAATCTGTTAACGATAAGCCTACATTGATTTGTACTCGTACAACGATTGGGTTTGGTTCGCCAAACCTATGTGGTTCACATGACTGTCATGGTGCACCATTAGGTGATGAAGAAATCAAGCTGACACGTGAAAACCTAGATTGGAATTATGAACCTTTCGTTATTCCTGATGAAGTTTATAACGGTTGGGACCATAAAGAGAAAGGGGCTGCTGAAGAAGCGGAGTGGAATACTCGATTTGAAGCTTACCGCGCTGAATTCCCAGAAGAAGCGGCTGAATTTGAACGTCGTATGGCGGGTGATCTACCTGCGAACTTCGAAGTTGAAATGGATAACTTCATTGCGAAAACGCAAGAAGAAATGCCAAATATCGCTTCTCGTAAAGCGTCTCAAAATGCGATTGAAGCAATGGGACC
It encodes the following:
- the tkt gene encoding transketolase is translated as MSTRRELANAIRVLSMDAVQKAKSGHPGAPMGMADIAEVLWNDHMKYNPTNANWADRDRFVLSNGHGSMLIYSLLHLTGFDLSIDDIKNFRQLHAKTAGHPEYGYADGIETTTGPLGQGITNAVGMAIAERTLGAQFNKPGHNIVDHHTYVFMGDGCLMEGLSHEAAAMAGTLGLGKLIAFWDDNDISIDGHIGDWMEKGVPGRFKSYDWHVIPNVDGHDADAIDAAIREAKSVNDKPTLICTRTTIGFGSPNLCGSHDCHGAPLGDEEIKLTRENLDWNYEPFVIPDEVYNGWDHKEKGAAEEAEWNTRFEAYRAEFPEEAAEFERRMAGDLPANFEVEMDNFIAKTQEEMPNIASRKASQNAIEAMGPLLPEMFGGSADLTGSNLTNWSGTVKVNSTVADGNYLSCGVREFGMAHMMNGMVLHGGFKVYGGTFFMFMEFMRNALRMSALMKIGTIYVYTHDSIGLGEDGPTHQPVEQLATMRVIPNFQTWRGCDAVESAVSWKVAMMRGDAPTALVFSRQNLTPMERTPEQVKNIEKGGYVLKDCEGTPDIIFIATGSEVGLAVEAAEAMNEKVRVVSMPSTCAFDTQDQAYRDSVLIPGVKRVAIEAGVAQSWYKYVGLDGGMVCMSTFGESAPAGELFKEFGFTVENVVATANKVLGK